The genomic DNA GTCCATCGCTTGGAACTCTTCATAATATGCCGGGACACGGGATGGTTTGTTATAGACCGGAGCTTCTTCTGCGAGCGCATCAACCGGGACTTCAGCGACGATTTGACCGTGGTGGACCAGACGAAGGACTTTTTCATCGATGACTTCTCCGACGTGCACCGCATGGAGTCCCCATTTGCTGACGATTGCTTCGATTTCCGATTCGCGTCCGCGTTCAACGACCAGCAACATCCGTTCTTGTGACTCTGATAACATCATTTCATAAGCTGTCATGCCTGTTTCGCGTTGCGGCACATCATCAAGATGCATCTCAATGCCCATACCGGCTTTCGAAGCCATCTCGGCTGATGATGATGTCAGTCCGGCAGCTCCCATATCCTGCATCCCGACAAGCGCCGGATGACCGACGATTTCAAGACACGCTTCGATCAAGAGTTTCTCCATGAATGGATCTCCGACCTGAACGGCCGGACGTTTTGCTTCCGTATCTTCCCCAAGATCCTCTGAGGCAAAGGTCGCCCCGTGAATACCGTCGCGTCCGGTTGCGGCTCCGACGTACATGACCGAGTTCCCCGCCCCTTTGGCGAGACCCTTTTGAATGTCTTCATGATTGATCAAGCCGATACACATCGCATTGACAAGCGGGTTGCCCTCATACGAATGATCAAAACCGACTTCTCCTCCGATCGTCGGAATTCCGACACAGTTCCCGTATCCGGCAATTCCAGCGACCACTTGTTCAAACAGTTGATTGACACGCGGTGTACCGAGGTGACCGAAACGAAGCGAGTTCATCAAGGCGACCGGACGGGCTCCCATCGAAAAGATATCGCGAATGATGCCACCGACACCGGTCGCTGCCCCTTGGTACGGTTCGACGGCTGACGGATGATTGTGACTCTCTATTTTAAAGACGACGGCTTGATTATCCCCGATGTCGACGACACCGGCTCCTTCACCCGGACCTTGCAGGACGCGTGGACCTGTCGTCGGAAACTGACGTAACACCGGCTTCGACGTCTTGTACGAACAGTGCTCCGACCACATGACGGAAAACAATCCGATTTCTGTGTAGTTCGGTTGGCGTCCGAGTAAGTTGACGACCATCTCATATTCCGCGTCGCTCAGTCCCATCGTTGCGTAGATCCGTTGTTCCTGAATTTGCTCCATCGTTGGTTCAGACTGTTGTTTTAACATGATGTGCCCCCTGTTTGACGAGTGAAGTGAATAACTTAAGTCCATCCGTTCCGCCGGTCAGCAGCTCAACTGCCCGTTCCGGGTGTGGCATCATGCCGAGAACGTTACCGGCTTTATTCGTGATGCCGGCGATATCGCCGCGTGATCCGTTCGGGTTATCGGTATACGTAAAGGCAATTTGTCGGTTCGTCTGTAACATCGCATACGTCGCATCGTCACAGTAGTAGTTGCCTTCTCCATGCGCGATCGGAATCGTAATCGTTTCTTGCGCTGCATAGTCGGATGTAAAACGCGTCTCATTGTTTTCAACCTTCAGTTCAACCGTACGGCACATGAACTTCAGTCCCGTATTGCGGTGTAAGACACCCGGGAGAAGTCCGGCTTCAACGAGAATTTGGAAACCGTTGCAGACGCCGAGGACTGTTTTTCCTTCTGCCGCAAATCGTTTCACTTCCTCCATGATCGGTGAGAATTGAGCGATCGCTCCACACCGGAGATAGTCACCGTAGGAGAAGCCGCCCGGTAACAAGACGCCGTCGTATCCTTCAAGGGACGTTTCTGTATGGAAGACATAGTCCGCTTCTTCGCCAAGTGCATCTTTGACAGCATGATACATATCTAGATCACAGTTCGATCCGGGAAAAACGATGACGGCAAACTTCATACGGTCGTCACCTCTTCTACGTCAAAACGGTAATCTTCCATCACAGTGTTAACGAGCAGTTTCTGACACATCTCATGAATCATCGCGTCCGTTGTCTCATCTGAAACGAGCAACTCAATCCGCTTGCCGATCCGAACTTCTTCGACACCTGCAAAACCAAGCTGGCTAAGACCGCCTTTGACCGCGACACCTTGTGGATCTAAAATGCTTTCCCGTAATGCGACCGCTACTGTAACCTTTTTCATTGTCCGTTTCCCCCTAGGCGATTGAATAGTGTTTGGTACGTGTCGATGAGTGATCCGATATTGCGGCGAAAAACATCTTTGTCGAGGTGTTCGCCTGTTTCCTTATCCCATAACCGGCATGTATCCGGTGAGATTTCGTCTGCTAGTAAAATATCACCCGCGGGTGTTTTACCGTATTCGAGTTTAAAATCAATCAGTGTGATTCCTTTTTCATCAAAGTAAGGACGTAAGACATCGTTGACACGATTGGCTTCCTGTTCGAGCAAGGAAAGCTCCTTCGTAGTCGCAATCTTCAGTAAATTGATGTGTGCCGGTGTGACAAGCGGATCGCCTAAGCTGTCATCTTTATAATAAAACTCGACGATCGGTGTTTCGAGCACCGTTCCTTCTTCGATGCCCAGCCGTTTACTGAGGCTTCCGGCGACGACGTTTCGAACGACGACTTCCAGTGGAATGATCGTGACACGACGTACGAGCTGTTCGCGCTCCGATGTCCGTTCAATGAAGTGGGTCGGAATTCCGGCCGCTGCGAGGACCTCAAAAAAGTGGCTCGTCAAACGGTTGTTGAGTTCTCCCTTACCGGCAAACTCTGCCTTCTTCTCTCCATTGAATGCCGTAGCTTCGTCTTTGTAGACGATGCGGAGCACATCCTGATCCTGCGTCGTGTATAATCGTTTTGCTTTTCCTTCATAAAGTGGTTGCATCGATTTCGTCCCCCATGATCCTAAGATGTAGACGGGAGCACAGCTCCCGTCCCAGGTTGATTAGTTCAAGCCACACCGTTCAAAGATTTCATCCACTCGGCTCGTATGATACGTTGGATCAAAACAAGCATCGAGTTCTTCTTCTGTAAAGAGTTGTTGAATGTCCGCTTCCTGCCATAAGACATCGCGGAACATGATTTGTTCTTCCCATGCCTGCATCGCCCGCGGTTGGACGAAGTCGTATGCCGCTTCACGTGACCAACCTTTTTCAATCAAGGCGAGTAAGACGTGACCGGAGAAGATGACACCAAACGTCCGGTCCATGTTGCGTTTCATATTTTCCGGGAAGACCGTCAGATTTTTAATGATGTTACCGAACCGGTTCAGCATGTAGTTGAGTAATCCCGTCGCATCCGGCAAAATGATCCGTTCCGCAGACGAGTGCGAGATATCGCGTTCATGCCACAGCGAAACGTTTTCATACGCTGTCACCATATGGCCGCGGATAACCCGTGCAAGACCGGTCATGTTCTCTGAACCGATTGGATTGCGTTTATGCGGCATCGCCGATGATCCCTTTTGACCTTTGGCGAAGAATTCTTCGACTTCACGTGTCTCCGTTTTTTGAAGGCCACGAATTTCCGTCGCCATCTTTTCAATCGATGTCGCGATTAAGGCAATCGTCGACATGTAATGGGCATGACGATCACGTTGCAGGGTTTGCGTCGAGACCGGTGCCGGTTTCGTACCAAGCTTCTCGCAGACATATTTTTCGATGAACGGGTCGATGTTCGCAAACGTTCCGACCGCTCCCGACATCTTGCCGTATTCGACTGTTTCCCGTGCTGCCTCGAACCGGACTTTATTGCGTTTCATTTCTTCGTACCAAAGGGCGAGCTTCAGACCAAACGTCGTCGGCTCGGCGTGTACGCCGTGTGTACGTCCCATCATGACCGTATATTTATGTTCGTTGGCTTTGACTTTTAAAATCTCGATGAAACGATCGAGATCGGCCGCCAAGATATCATTTGCTTGTTTCAACAGATACGATAACGCCGTATCAACGACGTCCGTTGACGTCAGTCCGTAATGAACCCATTTGCGTTCTTCGCCAAGTGTCTCCGATACGGCACGTGTGAAGGCGATGACGTCGTGTCGTGTCTCTTGCTCGATTTCATTGATCCGATTGACATCAAACGAAGCGTTTTCCCACAGCAACTCGACGTCTTCTTTTGGAATCACCCCAAGTTCACTCCATGCTTCACATGCTAAAATCTCAACTTTCAACCAAGCCTCGAATTTATTCTGTTCTGTCCAGATCGCTTTCATCTCAGGACGTGTATAGCGTTCGATCATCTAACCGTCTCCTTCCATATCTGCAGGCGCGCAACTTCGGCTAACGCTTCTTCGACCGAATCCGCCAAGATGTTCAGATGCCCCATCTTCCGCCCTTGTTTTGCGTCCTGTTTTCCGTATAAATGGACTTTCGTCCGTGAGGATAACATCGGTAATGCCTCGTCTAATGCTGTGATATGTTGACCTAGGATGTTCGCCATGACGACCGGTGTCGTCAAGCGGGTATCGCCGAGCGGCAGTCCGCAGATGGCTCGTATGTGTTGCTCGAACTGTGACGTCTCGCACGCATCAATCGAATAATGACCCGAGTTATGTGGGCGCGGCGCCAGTTCGTTGACGATCAGTTCGGAACCGACGACGAACAGTTCGATTGCCAGTGTGCCGATCAAATCGACATCGTTCGCGAGACGCGTCGCCAGGTCAACCGCTTGTTGTTCCAAGCCGCTTGAGATACGGGCGGGAACGATCGACAGATGCAGGATGTTGTCTTGATGGATATTTTCACTGACCGGGAAAACTTTCGTTTCCTGCTCACTTCGCGCGACAATGACGGAGATTTCTTGATCAAACGGCAACCATTTTTCTGCAACATACTCGGTTGATTCAAAGTTCTTCATCGCTGTTTGTAAATCCAGCTCTGTCCGAATGACCATCTGTCCTTTTCCATCGTAACCAAAGCGTGCTGTTTTCAAGACGAACGGGAGACCTAACTGCTGTTTGGCTTCGAGGAGATCTTCGCTTGTCTGAACTGCCTGGTAAGGCGCTACCTTGTAACCAAGCTGTTCAATCAGTTCTTTCTCCCGAATCCGGTGTTGGGTCCGAAACAAAAGTTCTGTCCCGTGAATCAGTTTATTGCCGATTGCTTCCGCTACTTCGTGTGAGATATTCTCAAACTCATAGGTCACGACATCTGATTCGGCGGCAAGTCGTTTCGCTGCCTCGACGTCCATAAACGGTGCTTGAATCTGTTGATCCGCTACTTGCGCACACGGTGCGTTTTCAGTTGGATCAAGCGTGATGAGCGAATAGCCCATTTGCCGTGCAGATAAAGCCATCATCCGACCTAGTTGTCCCCCACCTAAGATACCGATCCGTTTCATGTCAGATGCACCTCGGAAGCGATGACATCTCCTTCTAGTTCGACCCGCATATGGTCTAAAGCTCGGGCAATCCGTTCGTCGACCGTTCCAAGAATCTGAGCAGCAAGTAAACCCGCATTTTTTGCTCCAGCGTCACCAATCGCAACTGTCGCGACTGGAACACCACCGGGCATTTGGACGATTGAGAGTAAGGAATCGATGCCTTGAAGTGCTTTGCTTTGAATTGGGACACCGATTACCGGTAATGTCGTCTTTGCAGCAACCATTCCCGGAAGATGGGCGGCTCCGCCTGCACCGGCAATGATGACTTTTAATCCTCGTTCCCGAGCAGATTCCGCATAACGAAACATTAAGTCAGGTGTCCGGTGTGCCGACACAACTTTCTTTTCGTACGCAATATCCAACTGATCCAGTACATCACACGTTTTCTGCATGGTCACCCAATCCGATTGACTGCCCATGATGACTCCGATTTCCACCTTACTCATCTGCGTGTCCTCCTTTTTGCATAAAAAAAGCCCAAACCACGTCTAAAAGGGTGGCTTAGGGTATAAAAAGGTACGCCAAAGAATCATCGACGAACATCCATATACCCCATAGTCCAACGATTTAGGGTCGTCGGGTAGAAACTTGCAAGCCATATCCCTGCTATTATACGAGGTGTTATATTCAATCTTCCTATCACGCCTTCATCTTAACAAGACTTCGGTCCGTTCGTCAACCAAAGACGAACAATTTAATTATCTGAAAATTCATCGTTCGGTTTTATGGATGAATTGTTCTATTCACTTAGTTCAGCATTCGGAAATTTAAAAAGCTGCTAAACTAACGACAAGAAAATCACAAAAAAATACGACCCTTTCTTTTACGAAAGAGTCGTATTTTTGAAAAGATATCTCGATTCAGACATTCTCAGCTTCGAGTTTCGGTTTGCAGTCAAAAATGATTTGCTGACGAATAGGATACGGTTCGCCATTCGCATCCAGTCCAAAAATCGGTTCTTCTCGTCGTACGGTCGGACGATAACCCATGGCATCGATCCGATCCAGACAATCACTGATCGTTTCATTTTCTTCTACGGCAACTCGCATTTTTTGCTTTTTTGCCATGAGTATCACATTCCTTCCTTATTATATATATGAAAAAACCAAAAAAAGTCCATAAAAAAGCGGCGGCCCTTGAGCGTATGCTCCAGAACCACCGTTTGCCTGGCAACGTCCTATCCTCACAGGGGGAAGCCCCCAACTACTTTCGGCGTTCAAGTGCTTAACTTCCGTGTTCGGCATGGGAACGGGTGTGACCACTTGGCTATCGTCACCAGACGACGGGCTCGCGCCCTCAAAACTGAAGTCATCAACAATGCATCTGCTAGAACAAGGCCTCGACCGATTAGTATCACTCAGCTCCGCATGTCGCCATGCTTCCACCCGTGACCTATCTACCTCATCGTCTCTGAGGGGTCTTTCTTGATTACTCAAAGGGAAATCTCATCTTGGAGGGGGCTTCNNNNNNNNNNNNNNNNNNNNNNNNNNNNNNNNNNNNNNNNNNNNNNNNNNNNNNNNNNNNNNNNNNNNNNNNNNNNNNNNNNNNNNNNNNNNNNNNNNNNNNNNNNNNNNNNNNNNNNNNNNNNNNNNNNNNNNNNNNNNNNNNNNNNNNNNNNNNNNNNNNNNNNNNNNNNNNNNNNNNNNNNNNNNNNNNNNNNNNNNNNNNNNNNNNNNNNNNNNNNNNNNNNNNNNNNNNNNNNNNNNNNNNNNNNNNNNNNNNNNNNNNNNNNNNNNNNNNNNNNNNNNNNNNNNNNNNNNNNNNNNNNNNNNNNNNNNNNNNNNNNNNNNNNNNNNNNNNNNNNNNNNNNNNNNNNNNNNNNNNNNNNNNNNNNNNNNNNNNNNNNNNNNNNNNNNNNNNNNNNNNNNNNNNNNNNNNNNNNNNNNNNNNNNNNNNNNNNNNNNNNNNNNNNNNNNNNNNNNNNNNNNNNNNNNNNNNNNNNNNNNNNNNNNNNNNNNNNNNNNNNNNNNNNNNNNNNNNNNNNNNNNNNNNNNNNNNNNNNNNNNNNNNNNNNNNNNNNNNNNNNNNNNNNNNNNNNNNNNNNNNNNNNNNNNNNNNNNNNNNNNNNNNNNNNNNNNNNNNNNNNNNNNNNNNNNNNNNNNNNNNNNNNNNNNNNNNNNNNNNNNNNNNNNNNNNNNNNNNNNNNNNNNNNNNNNNNNNNNNNNNNNNNNNNNNNNNNNNNNNNNNNNNNNNNNNNNNNNNNNNNNNNNNNNNNNNNNNNNNNNNNNNNNNNNNNNNNNNNNNNNNNNNNNNNNNNNNNNNNNNNNNNNNNNNNNNNNNNNNNNNNNNNNNNNNNNNNNNNNNNNNNNNNNNNNNNNNNNNNNNNNNNNNNNNNNNNNNNNNNNNNNNNNNNNNNNNNNNNNNNNNNNNNNNNNNNNNNNNNNNNNNNNNNNNNNNNNNNNNNNNNNNNNNNNNNNNNNNNNNNNNNNNNNNNNNNNNNNNNNNNNNNNNNNNNNNNNNNNNNNNNNNNNNNNNNNNNNNNNNNNNNNNNNNNNNNNNNNNNNNNNNNNNNNNNNNNNNNNNNNNNNNNNNNNNNNNNNNNNNNNNNNNNNNNNNNNNNNNNNNNNNNNNNNNNNNNNNNNNNNNNNNNNNNNNNNNNNNNNNNNNNNNNNNNNNNNNNNNNNNNNNNNNNNNNNNNNNNNNNNNNNNNNNNNNNNNNNNNNNNNNNNNNNNNNNNNNNNNNNNNNNNNNNNNNNNNNNNNNNNNNNNNNNNNNNNNNNNNNNNNNNNNNNNNNNNNNNNNNNNNNNNNNNNNNNNNNNNNNNNNNNNNNNNNNNNNNNNNNNNNNNNNNNNNNNNNNNNNNNNNNNNNNNNNNNNNNNNNNNNNNNNNNNNNNNNNNNNNNNNNNNNNNNNNNNNNNNNNNNNNNNNNNNNNNNNNNNNNNNNNNNNNNNNNNNNNNNNNNNNNNNNNNNNNNNNNNNNNNNNNNNNNNNNNNNNNNNNNNNNNNNNNNNNNNNNNNNNNNNNNNNNNNNNNNNNNNNNNNNNNNNNNNNNNNNNNNNNNNNNNNNNNNNNNNNNNNNNNNNNNNNNNNNNNNNNNNNNNNNNNNNNNNNNNNNNNNNNNNNNNNNNNNNNNNNNNNNNNNNNNNNNNNNNNNNNNNNNNNNNNNNNNNNNNNNNNNNNNNNNNNNNNNNNNNNNNNNNNNNNNNNNNNNNNNNNNNNNNNNNNNNNNNNNNNNNNNNNNNNNNNNNNNNNNNNNNNNNNNNNNNNNNNNNNNNNNNNNNNNNNNNNNNNNNNNNNNNNNNNNNNNNNNNNNNNNNNNNNNNNNNNNNNNNNNNNNNNNNNNNNNNNNNNNNNNNNNNNNNNNNNNNNNNNNNNNNNNNNNNNNNNNNNNNNNNNNNNNNNNNNNNNNNNNNNNNNNNNNNNNNNNNNNNNNNNNNNNNNNNNNNNNNNNNNNNNNNNNNNNNNNNNNNNNNNNNNNNNNNNNNNNNNNNNNNNNNNNNNNNNNNNNNNNNNNNNNNNNNNNNNNNNNNNNNNNNNNNNNNNNNNNNNNNNNNNNNNNNNNNNNNNNNNNNNNNNNNNNNNNNNNNNNNNNNNNNNNNNNNNNNNNNNNNNNNNNNNNNNNNNNNNNNNNNNNNNNNNNNNNNNNNNNNNNNNNNNNNNNNNNNNNNNNNNNNNNNNNNNNNNNNNNNNNNNNNNNNNNNNNNNNNNNNNNNNNNNNNNNNNNNNNNNNNNNNNNNNNNNNNNNNNNNNNNNNNNNNNNNNNNNNNNNNNNNNNNNNNNNNNNNNNNNNNNNNNNNNNNNNNNNNNNNNNNNNNNNNNNNNNNNNNNNNNNNNNNNNNNNNNNNNNNNNNNNNNNNNNNNNNNNNNNNNNNNNNNNNNNNNNNNNNNNNNNNNNNNNNNNNNNNNNNNNNNNNNNNNNNNNNNNNNNNNNNNNNNNNNNNNNNNNNNNNNNNNNNNNNNNNNNNNNNNNNNNNNNNNNNNNNNNNNNNNNNNNNNNNNNNNNNNNNNNNNNNNNNNNNNNNNNNNNNNNNNNNNNNNNNNNNNNNNNNNNNNNNNNNNNNNNNNNNNNNNNNNNNNNNNNNNNNNNNNNNNNNNNNNNNNNNNNNNNNNNNNNNNNNNNNNNNNNNNNNNNNNNNNNNNNNNNNNNNNNNNNNNNNNNNNNNNNNNNNNNNNNNNNNNNNNNNNNNNNNNNNNNNNNNNNNNNNNNNNNNNNNNNNNNNNNNNNNNNNNNNNNNNNNNNNNNNNNNNNNNNNNNNNNNNNNNNNNNNNNNNNNNNNNNNNNNNNNNNNNNNNNNNNNNNNNNNNNNNNNNNNNNNNNNNNNNNNNNNNNNNNNNNNNNNNNNNNNNNNNNNNNNNNNNNNNNNNNNNNNNNNNNNNNNNNNNNNNNNNNNNNNNNNNNNNNNNNNNNNNNNNNNNNNNNNNNNNNNNNNNNNNNNNNNNNNNNNNNNNNNNNNNNNNNNNNNNNNNNNNNNNNNNNNNNNNNNNNNNNNNNNNNNNNNNNNNNNNNNNNNNNNNNNNNNNNNNNNNNNNNNNNNNNNNNNNNNNNNNNNNNNNNNNNNNNNNNNNNNNNNNNNNNNNNNNNNNNNNNNNNNNNNNNNNNNNNNNNNNNNNNNNNNNNNNNNNNNNNNNNNNNNNNNNNNNNNNNNNNNNNNNNNNNNNNNNNNNNNNNNNNNNNNNNNNNNNNNNNNNNNNNNNNNNNNNNNNNNNNNNNNNNNNNNNNNNNNNNNNNNNNNNNNNNNNNNNNNNNNNNNNNNNNNNNNNNNNNNNNNNNNNNNNNNNNNNNNNNNNNNNNNNNNNNNNNNNNNNNNNNNNNNNNNNNNNNNNNNNNNNNNNNNNNNNNNNNNNNNNNNNNNNNNNNNNNNNNNNNNNNNNNNNNNNNNNNNNNNNNNNNNNNNNNNNNNNNNNNNNNNNNNNNNNNNNNNNNNNNNNNNNNNNNNNNNNNNNNNNNNNNNNNNNNNNNNNNNNNNNNNNNNNNNNNNNNNNNNNNNNNNNNNNNNNNNNNNNNNNNNNNNNNNNNNNNNNNNNNNNNNNNNNNNNNNNNNNNNNNNNNNNNNNNNNNNNNNNNNNNNNNNNNNNNNNNNNNNNNNNNNNNNNNNNNNNNNNNNNNNNNNNNNNNNNNNNNNNNNNNNNNNNNNNNNNNNNNNNNNNNNNNNNNNNNNNNNNNNNNNNNNNNNNNNNNNNNNNNNNNNNNNNNNNNNNNNNNNNNNNNNNNNNNNNNNNNNNNNNNNNNNNNNNNNNNNNNNNNNNNNNNNNNNNNNNNNNNNNNNNNNNNNNNNNNNNNNNNNNNNNNNNNNNNNNNNNNNNNNNNNNNNNNNNNNNNNNNNNNNNNNNNNNNNNNNNNNNNNNNNNNNNNNNNNNNNNNNNNNNNNNNNNNNNNNNNNNNNNNNNNNNNNNNNNNNNNNNNNNNNNNNNNNNNNNNNNNNNNNNNNNNNNNNNNNNNNNNNNNNNNNNNNNNNNNNNNNNNNNNNNNNNNNNNNNNNNNNNNNNNNNNNNNNNNNNNNNNNNNNNNNNNNNNNNNNNNNNNNNNNNNNNNNNNNNNNNNNNNNNNNNNNNNNNNNNNNNNNNNNNNNNNNNNNNNNNNNNNNNNNNNNNNNNNNNNNNNNNNNNNNNNNNNNNNNNNNNNNNNNNNNNNNNNNNNNNNNNNNNNNNNNNNNNNNNACTCACGCGGCGTTGCTCCATCAGACTTTCGTCCATTGTGGAAGATTCCCTACTGCTGCCTCCCGTAGGAGTCTGGGCCGTGTCTCAGTCCCAGTGTGGCCGATCACCCTCTCAGGTCGGCTATGCATCGTCGCCTTGGTGGGCCATTACCCCACCAACTAGCTAATGCACCGCAAGGCCATCCCAAGGTGACGCCGGAGCGCCTTTCATCATCAGACCATGCGGTCTGAAGAACTATTCGGTATTAGCTCCGATTTCTCGGAGTTATCCCAATCCTTGGGGCAGGTTCCTTACGTGTTACTCACCCGTCCGCCGCTCATTCCCCTCACTTCCCTCCGAAGAGTTCCGTGAGCTTCCTGCGCTCGACTTGCATGTATTAGGCACGCCGCCAGCGTTCGTCCTGAGCCAGGATCAAACTCTCCATAAAGTGTTTGACTTGCTCGTTTTTGTGACCGAAGTCACGTTGACGAAGCTTGCGCTTCATTCATTGTTTGTATCCGAAGATACGTTTTTTGCCTCATCGTTCAGTTTTCAAAGTTCGTCATTTCTTTTGCGTCGTGTTAGCGACTTCAATAGATTAACAGGTTCTTTCGATTATGTCAACCATGTTTTAGAAAAGATTTTTCAGCCCCAACAAACCGTTTATAAAAGGCGTCTCGCTGGAACATTTATTAATATACCAACAAAATTCGACAAACACAAGCATTATTTCAAAAAAACTTTACAAAGGATTTAAAAACCCTTTGTAAAGCCTTTAGAGTCTTAACATACTGATTGCGGTAAAGACGATGTTTGCCGGCCGTTCCGCCAAACGTTTCATCAAATACGTATACCAATCAACGCCATGCGGGACATAGATCACGACACGGTATCCCTCATCTACTAATTCCTTTTGCCGGTTCGGCCGCATCCCTTGAAGCATCTGAAATTCAAATTGTTCGGGTCCGATTCCCTGTCGATGCACGAAACGGATGATTTCTTGAATCATGTCTTCGTCATGTGTCGCCACCTGCGTATAACACCCTTGCAACAGGTTTTGTTTGACCAGCTGTAAATATGTCATATCAACGGTTTCTTTTCGTTCAATATAAATATCTTTTGGACCGGTATACGCCCCCTTGACGACACGAACGGTGGATTGCAAGCGTTCGAGATCAAAACGCGTTCGGTATAAATTGGCTTGCAACGCGATTCCGACATTTGAGAACCGCTGCCGCAACTGTTCAAAAACTTGGATGATCGTCTCACAAACGGCCTCTTCTTCCATATTAACCGTCACACGCATATCAAAACGTTCTGCCGTTTCTAAAATTCGGGTCATTTGTGTTACCGCGATTCGTGGATCGAGTCGTAAGCCGACTGATGTGAGTTTCAGTGAGACTTGAGCATTCAGTCCCTCCTCTGAAATCCGATGGATGACTTTAATGCATTCATTGGCGATTGCTGCCGCATCATGTTCCGATTCAATGAATTCACCTAGACAGTCAATTGTCACTGCCCGCCCGTCTCGATTTAATGTTTGAACGGTTTCAACTGTTTCGTCCAATGTCTGCCCGCCAACAAAAAATGTTCCACCTAAAGGCAAACCGACTTTTCGCGCCACCTGAATCAACCGTTTGTCTTCCGCCAAGTATTCAAAGACGGGACCTGTAATCTTTTCAATCATCGAAACACCTCCTCTTACTCCTCTTTCCCTCCCCCACAAAAAAAACGCCTTTCTTCTATATAGAAGAAAGACGTCATTACAACACGAAAACTTAGTGTAACCAGATGAAGTAAGCAAGGAATCCGAGTGACATCGCGTACATGATCGGATGGACTTCCTTCGCACGACCTTTTGCGATCATCGTGATTGGATAGAACAAGAATCCAAAGGCAATACCGGTTGCGATTGAGTACGTGAGCGGCATCATGATGACCGTCAAGAAGGCCGGAACCGCATATTCGAACTTCTTCCAATCAATCTGGAGAAGAGATGAAGCCATCAATACACCAACGATGATTAATGCCGGTGCTGTTACCGGTGCTGTAATAATCGCGAGGAGTGGCGAGAAGAACAATGCAAGTCCGAAGAATAAACCGGTTACGATCGCCGTCATTCCTGAACGACCGCCTGCTGCGACACCCGCACTTGATTCAATGTAAGAGACCGTAGTCGACGTTCCGAGAATTGAACCGGCGACCGTTGCTGTTGAATCTGCAATCAAGGCGCGACCGGCACGCGGGACTTTATTTTCTTTAATCAATCCTGCCTGGTTTGCGACCGCAACAAGTGTTCCGGCTGTGTCGAAGAAATCAACGAAGAAGAATGTCAGGATGACGACTGCCATCTGGACTGTGAAGATTTCATTAAAGTGTAAGAATGCTTGACCGAATGTCGGTGCGATGCTTGGTGGTGCTGAGACGATTTCACCGAGACTTGATGGGACCGGAATTAAACCAAAGATCATACCGGCAATGGCTGTGATAATCATTCCGAAGAAGATGGCCCCTTTAATTCCGCGTGTCATTAAGATGGCTGAGATGACTAAACCGAAGACAGCAAGTAATGTCGTTCCCTGCCCTAAGTTACCGAGCGACA from Exiguobacterium sibiricum 7-3 includes the following:
- the purL gene encoding phosphoribosylformylglycinamidine synthase subunit PurL codes for the protein MLKQQSEPTMEQIQEQRIYATMGLSDAEYEMVVNLLGRQPNYTEIGLFSVMWSEHCSYKTSKPVLRQFPTTGPRVLQGPGEGAGVVDIGDNQAVVFKIESHNHPSAVEPYQGAATGVGGIIRDIFSMGARPVALMNSLRFGHLGTPRVNQLFEQVVAGIAGYGNCVGIPTIGGEVGFDHSYEGNPLVNAMCIGLINHEDIQKGLAKGAGNSVMYVGAATGRDGIHGATFASEDLGEDTEAKRPAVQVGDPFMEKLLIEACLEIVGHPALVGMQDMGAAGLTSSSAEMASKAGMGIEMHLDDVPQRETGMTAYEMMLSESQERMLLVVERGRESEIEAIVSKWGLHAVHVGEVIDEKVLRLVHHGQIVAEVPVDALAEEAPVYNKPSRVPAYYEEFQAMDETLPVVEDVVETWRALLKQPTIASKRWVYDQYDHMVQTSTVVAPGSDAAVIRVRGTNKALAMTTDCNSRFVYLDPFVGGQIAVAEAARNIVASGATPLAITDCLNFGNPDKPEGFWQLQQATAGMAEACRVLETPVIGGNVSLYNESAGKAVHPTPVVGMVGLHEQTEWITTQHVKQAGDAIYLLGETTAEFGGSELQYLQFEKSFGKAPQIDLAVEQERLLALQAAVQAGLVTAIHDVAEGGLAVALAEMTFGTTLGLDVTFDGPALHLFSESQSRFVVTVKPEQEAAFIKHTGAHKLGYVTDQDALQIKTNDTLIEAKRSTLQADWEGAIACYMTSKD
- the purQ gene encoding phosphoribosylformylglycinamidine synthase subunit PurQ encodes the protein MKFAVIVFPGSNCDLDMYHAVKDALGEEADYVFHTETSLEGYDGVLLPGGFSYGDYLRCGAIAQFSPIMEEVKRFAAEGKTVLGVCNGFQILVEAGLLPGVLHRNTGLKFMCRTVELKVENNETRFTSDYAAQETITIPIAHGEGNYYCDDATYAMLQTNRQIAFTYTDNPNGSRGDIAGITNKAGNVLGMMPHPERAVELLTGGTDGLKLFTSLVKQGAHHVKTTV
- the purS gene encoding phosphoribosylformylglycinamidine synthase subunit PurS, whose amino-acid sequence is MKKVTVAVALRESILDPQGVAVKGGLSQLGFAGVEEVRIGKRIELLVSDETTDAMIHEMCQKLLVNTVMEDYRFDVEEVTTV
- the purC gene encoding phosphoribosylaminoimidazolesuccinocarboxamide synthase; this encodes MQPLYEGKAKRLYTTQDQDVLRIVYKDEATAFNGEKKAEFAGKGELNNRLTSHFFEVLAAAGIPTHFIERTSEREQLVRRVTIIPLEVVVRNVVAGSLSKRLGIEEGTVLETPIVEFYYKDDSLGDPLVTPAHINLLKIATTKELSLLEQEANRVNDVLRPYFDEKGITLIDFKLEYGKTPAGDILLADEISPDTCRLWDKETGEHLDKDVFRRNIGSLIDTYQTLFNRLGGNGQ
- the purB gene encoding adenylosuccinate lyase; this translates as MIERYTRPEMKAIWTEQNKFEAWLKVEILACEAWSELGVIPKEDVELLWENASFDVNRINEIEQETRHDVIAFTRAVSETLGEERKWVHYGLTSTDVVDTALSYLLKQANDILAADLDRFIEILKVKANEHKYTVMMGRTHGVHAEPTTFGLKLALWYEEMKRNKVRFEAARETVEYGKMSGAVGTFANIDPFIEKYVCEKLGTKPAPVSTQTLQRDRHAHYMSTIALIATSIEKMATEIRGLQKTETREVEEFFAKGQKGSSAMPHKRNPIGSENMTGLARVIRGHMVTAYENVSLWHERDISHSSAERIILPDATGLLNYMLNRFGNIIKNLTVFPENMKRNMDRTFGVIFSGHVLLALIEKGWSREAAYDFVQPRAMQAWEEQIMFRDVLWQEADIQQLFTEEELDACFDPTYHTSRVDEIFERCGLN
- the purK gene encoding 5-(carboxyamino)imidazole ribonucleotide synthase yields the protein MKRIGILGGGQLGRMMALSARQMGYSLITLDPTENAPCAQVADQQIQAPFMDVEAAKRLAAESDVVTYEFENISHEVAEAIGNKLIHGTELLFRTQHRIREKELIEQLGYKVAPYQAVQTSEDLLEAKQQLGLPFVLKTARFGYDGKGQMVIRTELDLQTAMKNFESTEYVAEKWLPFDQEISVIVARSEQETKVFPVSENIHQDNILHLSIVPARISSGLEQQAVDLATRLANDVDLIGTLAIELFVVGSELIVNELAPRPHNSGHYSIDACETSQFEQHIRAICGLPLGDTRLTTPVVMANILGQHITALDEALPMLSSRTKVHLYGKQDAKQGRKMGHLNILADSVEEALAEVARLQIWKETVR